Proteins from a genomic interval of Candidatus Deferrimicrobium borealis:
- a CDS encoding DUF512 domain-containing protein: MREGAGDGSSRIGVGVEAVSHGSPAERAGIAAGDRILSVSGHPVEDLLDLHFLTSRSRFTLAWRDASGAAREKEFRLRGEPSGIFPEPIRVRRCRNRCVFCFVHQLPKGLRRTLYVKDEDVRLSFLHGQYVTFSDLSEEETAKIVRYRLSPLYVSIHTTDPELRRRMLGNPRGNDVMPVMRRLTRAGITLHGQIVVCPGLNDGAELARTLRELSGLRPGLRTVAVVPVGLTSHRAGLPPLRPVTPGAAGKTLDLLRALGREFGKGTDGEPFAVAADEYYLKAGRDVPGRASYGSFAQIENGVGLVRRFLDEASSLFRRRRWPGGATGGTVVTGRSASSLVADFLEEFSSRAGARFVAVPVRNRLMGESVTVTGLLGGSDIADAVRGQVRGTLYIPSVTLRDAGDLFLDGLSPSVLSQRTGARVTLFEPTPRGFLEAVYPRNRPEYH; the protein is encoded by the coding sequence ATGCGTGAGGGCGCAGGGGACGGTTCGTCGCGGATCGGCGTCGGCGTCGAGGCCGTGTCGCACGGATCCCCCGCGGAACGGGCCGGGATCGCCGCCGGGGACCGGATCCTCTCCGTGTCGGGCCACCCGGTGGAGGACCTCCTCGACCTCCATTTCCTCACGTCGAGGAGCCGGTTCACCCTCGCGTGGCGGGACGCGTCCGGAGCCGCCCGGGAAAAGGAGTTTCGCCTGCGGGGAGAGCCCTCGGGAATTTTCCCGGAGCCGATCCGCGTGCGCCGCTGCCGCAACCGGTGCGTCTTCTGCTTCGTCCACCAATTGCCGAAGGGGCTTCGACGCACCCTGTACGTGAAGGACGAAGACGTCCGCCTCTCCTTCCTTCACGGGCAATACGTCACGTTCTCGGATCTTTCCGAAGAGGAAACGGCGAAGATCGTCCGGTACCGTCTCTCGCCGCTCTACGTGTCGATCCACACGACCGACCCGGAGCTGCGCCGGCGGATGCTCGGGAACCCGCGGGGGAACGACGTGATGCCCGTGATGCGGCGATTGACCCGCGCCGGGATCACCCTTCACGGCCAGATCGTCGTCTGCCCCGGTCTCAACGACGGCGCGGAGCTCGCCCGGACCCTCCGGGAGCTTTCCGGCCTGCGTCCCGGACTCCGCACGGTGGCGGTGGTCCCGGTGGGCCTCACTTCCCATCGGGCCGGCCTGCCGCCGTTGCGACCGGTCACGCCAGGCGCGGCGGGGAAGACGCTCGACCTGCTCCGCGCGCTGGGGAGGGAATTCGGGAAAGGAACGGACGGGGAGCCGTTCGCCGTCGCCGCAGACGAATATTACCTGAAGGCGGGGCGGGACGTCCCCGGCCGCGCGTCGTACGGGTCGTTCGCGCAGATCGAAAACGGCGTGGGGCTGGTCCGGCGATTCCTGGACGAGGCGTCCTCCCTGTTTCGCAGGAGACGCTGGCCAGGGGGCGCCACGGGGGGCACCGTGGTGACGGGCCGGTCTGCCTCTTCCCTTGTAGCGGATTTTCTTGAGGAATTTTCCTCCAGGGCGGGGGCGCGTTTCGTCGCGGTACCGGTCAGAAACCGCCTGATGGGGGAGAGCGTCACCGTCACCGGGCTGCTCGGCGGGAGCGACATCGCGGATGCTGTCCGGGGGCAGGTCCGCGGGACGCTGTACATTCCCTCGGTCACCCTTCGGGACGCGGGGGACCTGTTCCTCGACGGGCTCTCCCCTTCGGTCCTCTCGCAACGGACCGGTGCCCGGGTCACCCTGTTCGAGCCGACGCCCAGGGGGTTCCTCGAGGCCGTCTACCCGCGGAACCGACCGGAATATCATTGA
- a CDS encoding CDP-alcohol phosphatidyltransferase family protein: MVSPSARERFDAARLINIANGLTAARILLVPYFAYLLISGRGKSALLVFAVCGASDALDGLLARWLRQRTLVGTLLDPIADKLLMATAFIVLSYVHIAPLRLTVMVISRDIIILTGSLIYLLLFGASDIRATGLSKANTAVQILTVIYFLSIAAFPADAAALGTGKGTLPDRAVTLTCAVTTVASGLQYLYIGIRKLSDA; this comes from the coding sequence ATGGTTTCACCGTCCGCAAGAGAGCGCTTCGACGCCGCCCGCCTGATCAACATCGCCAACGGGCTGACGGCGGCGCGGATCCTCCTGGTCCCGTACTTCGCCTACCTCCTGATCTCCGGCAGGGGGAAATCGGCGTTGCTGGTCTTCGCCGTCTGCGGGGCATCGGACGCGCTCGACGGCCTGCTGGCCCGGTGGCTCCGGCAGCGGACGCTGGTCGGGACGCTCCTCGACCCGATCGCCGACAAGCTGCTGATGGCGACCGCCTTCATCGTCCTCTCCTACGTCCACATCGCCCCCCTGCGGCTCACCGTCATGGTGATCAGCAGGGACATCATCATCCTCACGGGGAGCCTGATCTACCTTCTCCTGTTCGGAGCGAGCGACATCCGGGCGACGGGGCTCAGCAAGGCGAACACGGCGGTCCAGATCCTGACGGTCATCTACTTCCTTTCGATCGCGGCGTTTCCCGCGGATGCGGCCGCGCTGGGTACGGGAAAGGGGACCCTCCCCGACCGGGCCGTCACGCTGACGTGCGCGGTCACGACGGTCGCCTCCGGACTCCAGTACCTGTACATCGGCATCCGGAAGCTCTCCGATGCGTGA
- the hflX gene encoding GTPase HflX, translating into MIRESRDERALLVYAHRKRARGPAAALHVAEVMDELKDLVLAAGAKVVASRVQSVDAESPATVVGKGTIVRLKEEIGTLGANLVVFQNLLKPKQQALLEEELDVKTLDRREVILDIFARRARTREGKLQVELAQLSFRLGRLAGGRKELSRLGGGIGTRGPGEKKLEEDRRRIRAQIRQLERELTTVRRTRSLHYQRRREVGFPVVALVGYTNAGKSTLFNRLTGADVFVADQLFATLDPTARKFRLPGGREAILVDTVGFIHDLPDELRQAFLATLEGIGEADLLLHVADGSSDAMESNVGSVNAILGELSFLEKPIVLLVNKHDLCLPGTPPHEGALRISAKSGKGIPELLTLIERELWFHRPQESASTPPA; encoded by the coding sequence ATGATCCGGGAATCGCGCGACGAGCGCGCCCTCCTCGTCTACGCCCACCGGAAGCGGGCCCGCGGGCCGGCGGCGGCGCTCCACGTCGCCGAGGTGATGGACGAGTTGAAGGACCTCGTCCTCGCGGCGGGGGCGAAGGTGGTGGCTTCCCGCGTGCAAAGCGTCGACGCCGAGAGTCCGGCCACGGTCGTAGGGAAGGGGACGATCGTCCGCCTGAAGGAGGAGATCGGGACGCTGGGTGCGAACCTGGTGGTCTTCCAGAACCTGCTCAAGCCGAAGCAGCAGGCGCTTCTCGAAGAGGAGCTCGACGTGAAGACCCTCGACCGCCGCGAGGTCATCCTCGACATCTTCGCCCGGCGGGCGCGCACCCGGGAGGGGAAACTCCAGGTGGAACTCGCCCAGCTCTCGTTCCGGCTCGGGAGGCTCGCGGGGGGGAGGAAGGAGCTGTCGCGGCTCGGCGGCGGGATCGGCACCCGGGGACCGGGGGAGAAGAAGCTCGAGGAGGATCGCCGCCGCATCCGCGCGCAGATCCGGCAGCTCGAGCGGGAGCTGACCACGGTGCGCCGGACGCGATCGCTCCACTATCAGCGGCGCCGGGAAGTCGGCTTCCCGGTGGTCGCGCTCGTCGGGTACACCAACGCCGGGAAATCGACCCTCTTCAACCGGCTGACGGGGGCCGACGTCTTCGTCGCGGACCAGCTCTTCGCCACGCTCGATCCGACCGCCCGGAAGTTCCGGCTTCCCGGCGGCAGGGAGGCGATCCTCGTCGACACGGTGGGGTTCATCCACGACCTCCCGGACGAACTGCGGCAGGCGTTCCTCGCGACGCTCGAGGGGATCGGGGAGGCGGACCTCCTCCTCCACGTCGCCGACGGAAGCTCCGACGCGATGGAGAGCAACGTCGGATCGGTGAACGCGATCCTCGGCGAGCTGTCGTTTCTCGAGAAGCCGATCGTCCTCCTGGTGAACAAGCACGACCTTTGCCTCCCCGGGACGCCCCCGCACGAAGGGGCCCTGCGGATCTCCGCGAAGTCGGGGAAGGGGATCCCGGAGCTTCTGACGCTGATCGAAAGGGAACTATGGTTTCACCGTCCGCAAGAGAGCGCTTCGACGCCGCCCGCCTGA
- the dnaE gene encoding DNA polymerase III subunit alpha: MKSFVHLHLHSEYSLLDGTIQFKPLIDRVKKLSMPAVAVTDHGGMMGTIGFYEEALKGGVKPILGTEIYVAPGSRAERKVAPTGEYAYHLILLAENEAGYRNLLRLSSLAHTEGFYYRPRVDKELLREYSGGLIATSACLKGEIPFALGTEGEAKALEVLEEYKSIFTDGRFYLEIQDNGLPDQAKMNPLLVALARRTGTPLVATNDCHYLNPGDDKLQEILLCLQTGKTISDPTRMRFGSDQFYVKSAEEFERAFGHAAPDALANTLAIAERCNVKIELGVNKLPEIALPPGVSADGRLREMATAGLERRLEERSQREGALPQALVEEYRRRLAYELSVIEKTGFASYFLIVADFIGWAKDEKIPVGPGRGSAAGSLVAYCVRITEVDSIRYKLLFERFLNPERVSLPDIDCDFCKDRREEVIAYVQRKYGEQNVAQLITFGTWKPRAAVRDVGRVLEMPYAEVDRIAKMIPADLKMTVEDALKAEPRFREMMDANPKIADLFRFAGEIEGRNRHAGTHASAVVIANRPITEYSPLYRQATGEITTQYGMDPIARIGLVKFDFLGLRTLTAIDDTLKLLKELRGIDIDPNALSLTDAETYEALGRGDTVGVFQAESAGFTQLVKNLKPDQFNHLVDLVALYRPGPLQSGMAADFVERRHGRRKVEFLHPRLKEILGDTYGVMVYQEQVMEIAKALGGFTLGEADVLRKAMGKKDDALMERQKAHFLAGAKGNGIPDAKAVAIFDLMAQFGGYGFNKSHSAAYALLAYQTAYLKTHYPLEYFSALMTSESGDTDKIIRYIGYCREKGIPILPPDVNESRFAFFPCAPAIRFGLSAIKGLGGQAIEAILEARRESPFLSVRDLLSRVDLRKVNKRAVESLIKSGALDSLDPDRGKVFGELPLLLEEAQTEVRRRESGQFALFGEAPGGGSRKRGRKGEPAAASWSRPERLAFEKETLGFYITGHPMDSFAGEIALYANTTTGGLPALKHDAEVRIGGLVTGLKEKVTRRGDKMATWTLEDLEGTVDVVVFPKQLPECREALGSPEPVFLVGRVSIEEQGLKIHTEEVFRMENVRERLAKSVHFHLLLDRLSPGDIAELRQTILRNAGDKKGFLHAIRPGEFDAVIALPDGCGVAPSLDLARDLRGRFGYDVLRLHG; encoded by the coding sequence ATGAAAAGCTTCGTCCACCTCCACCTCCATTCGGAATACAGCCTCCTCGACGGAACGATCCAGTTCAAGCCGCTGATCGATCGCGTGAAGAAACTTTCGATGCCCGCCGTCGCCGTCACCGACCACGGCGGGATGATGGGGACGATCGGGTTCTACGAGGAGGCGCTGAAGGGAGGGGTGAAGCCGATCCTCGGGACGGAGATCTACGTCGCCCCCGGGTCCCGCGCGGAGCGGAAAGTCGCCCCCACCGGCGAATACGCCTACCACCTGATCCTGCTGGCGGAAAACGAGGCGGGGTACCGGAACCTGCTGCGGCTCTCCTCCCTCGCCCACACGGAGGGGTTCTACTACCGCCCGCGGGTCGACAAGGAGCTGCTGCGGGAATACTCCGGGGGGCTGATCGCCACGTCGGCGTGCCTGAAAGGGGAGATCCCGTTCGCGCTGGGGACCGAGGGCGAGGCGAAGGCGCTCGAGGTGCTGGAGGAGTACAAGTCGATCTTCACCGACGGACGCTTCTACCTCGAGATCCAGGACAACGGCCTTCCGGATCAGGCGAAGATGAACCCGCTCCTCGTCGCGCTGGCGCGCCGGACGGGGACCCCGCTGGTCGCGACGAACGACTGCCACTATCTGAATCCCGGGGACGACAAGCTCCAGGAGATCCTCCTCTGCCTGCAGACGGGGAAGACGATCTCGGACCCGACCCGGATGCGGTTCGGCTCGGACCAGTTCTACGTGAAGAGCGCCGAGGAGTTCGAGCGGGCGTTCGGGCACGCCGCCCCCGACGCCCTCGCGAACACGCTCGCGATCGCGGAGCGGTGCAACGTGAAGATCGAGCTCGGGGTGAACAAGCTCCCCGAGATCGCCCTCCCCCCGGGCGTGAGCGCGGACGGGAGGCTGCGGGAGATGGCGACCGCGGGGCTCGAGCGGCGGCTCGAGGAGCGCTCCCAGCGGGAGGGGGCGCTGCCGCAAGCGCTTGTGGAGGAGTACCGGCGCCGTCTCGCGTACGAGCTCTCCGTCATCGAGAAGACCGGGTTCGCCAGCTACTTCCTGATCGTCGCCGACTTCATCGGCTGGGCGAAGGACGAAAAGATCCCGGTGGGGCCGGGCCGCGGGAGCGCGGCGGGGAGCCTGGTCGCGTACTGCGTCCGGATCACCGAGGTCGATTCGATCCGGTACAAGCTCCTCTTCGAGCGGTTCCTGAACCCCGAACGGGTGAGCCTCCCCGACATCGACTGCGACTTCTGCAAGGACCGCCGCGAGGAGGTGATCGCCTACGTCCAGCGCAAGTACGGCGAGCAGAACGTCGCCCAGCTCATCACGTTCGGGACGTGGAAGCCCCGGGCCGCCGTCCGCGACGTGGGCAGGGTCCTCGAGATGCCGTACGCCGAGGTCGACCGGATCGCCAAGATGATCCCCGCCGACCTCAAGATGACGGTGGAGGACGCGCTGAAGGCGGAGCCGCGCTTCCGGGAGATGATGGACGCGAACCCGAAGATCGCCGACCTCTTCCGCTTCGCGGGGGAGATCGAGGGGCGCAACCGGCACGCCGGAACCCACGCCTCGGCGGTGGTGATCGCCAACCGGCCGATCACGGAGTACAGCCCCCTCTACCGGCAGGCCACGGGCGAGATCACGACGCAGTACGGGATGGACCCGATCGCCCGGATCGGGCTCGTGAAGTTCGACTTCCTCGGCCTGCGCACGTTGACCGCGATCGACGACACGCTGAAGCTTCTCAAGGAGCTGCGGGGGATCGACATCGACCCGAACGCCCTGTCGCTCACCGACGCGGAGACGTACGAGGCGTTGGGACGGGGCGACACGGTGGGGGTCTTCCAGGCGGAGAGCGCCGGGTTCACCCAGCTCGTCAAGAACCTCAAGCCCGACCAGTTCAATCACCTGGTCGACCTGGTCGCCCTGTACCGCCCCGGGCCCCTGCAGAGCGGCATGGCGGCCGATTTCGTGGAGCGGCGGCACGGGAGGCGGAAGGTGGAGTTCCTCCATCCCCGGCTGAAGGAGATCCTCGGGGACACGTACGGCGTCATGGTGTACCAGGAGCAGGTGATGGAGATCGCCAAGGCGCTGGGCGGGTTCACGCTGGGCGAGGCCGACGTCCTCCGGAAGGCGATGGGGAAGAAGGACGACGCCCTGATGGAGCGGCAGAAGGCCCATTTCCTTGCAGGGGCGAAGGGGAACGGAATTCCCGACGCGAAGGCGGTCGCGATCTTCGACCTGATGGCGCAGTTCGGCGGGTACGGCTTCAACAAGTCCCACAGCGCCGCGTACGCCCTGCTGGCGTACCAGACCGCGTACCTGAAGACGCATTACCCCCTCGAATATTTCAGCGCCCTGATGACCTCCGAGTCCGGGGACACCGACAAGATCATCCGATACATCGGGTACTGCCGGGAGAAGGGGATCCCGATCCTCCCGCCGGACGTGAACGAATCGCGGTTCGCCTTCTTCCCCTGCGCCCCGGCGATCCGCTTCGGCCTCTCCGCCATCAAGGGGCTGGGGGGCCAGGCGATCGAAGCCATCCTCGAGGCGCGCCGGGAGAGCCCCTTCCTCTCCGTCCGGGACCTCCTCTCGCGCGTCGACCTCCGGAAGGTGAACAAGCGGGCGGTGGAGAGCCTGATCAAGTCCGGCGCCCTCGACTCCCTCGACCCGGACCGCGGCAAGGTGTTCGGGGAGCTTCCGCTCCTCCTCGAGGAGGCGCAGACCGAGGTCCGCAGGCGCGAGTCCGGCCAGTTCGCGCTCTTCGGGGAGGCGCCGGGGGGGGGGAGCCGGAAGCGGGGGCGGAAAGGGGAGCCCGCGGCGGCGTCCTGGTCCCGCCCGGAGAGGCTCGCCTTCGAGAAGGAGACGCTGGGTTTCTACATCACCGGGCACCCGATGGACTCCTTCGCCGGGGAGATCGCGCTGTACGCGAACACGACCACCGGCGGGCTCCCCGCGCTCAAGCACGACGCCGAGGTCCGGATCGGCGGCCTCGTCACGGGGCTGAAGGAGAAGGTGACCCGGCGGGGGGACAAGATGGCCACCTGGACCCTGGAGGACCTCGAGGGGACGGTGGACGTCGTCGTCTTCCCGAAGCAGCTCCCGGAGTGCCGCGAGGCGCTGGGGAGCCCGGAGCCCGTCTTCCTCGTCGGCAGGGTCAGCATCGAGGAGCAGGGGTTGAAGATCCACACGGAGGAGGTCTTCCGGATGGAGAACGTCCGGGAGCGGCTCGCGAAATCGGTCCACTTCCACCTCCTGCTGGACCGGTTGAGCCCCGGGGACATCGCCGAGCTGCGGCAGACGATCCTTCGCAACGCCGGGGACAAGAAAGGGTTCCTCCACGCGATCCGTCCCGGGGAGTTCGACGCGGTGATCGCCCTTCCCGACGGATGCGGCGTGGCCCCGTCCCTGGACCTGGCGCGGGACCTTCGCGGCCGCTTCGGCTACGACGTTTTGCGTCTCCACGGATGA
- the guaA gene encoding glutamine-hydrolyzing GMP synthase: MLIARRVREQRVYSEIHPFNVGTEFVRGFAPAGIILSGGPSSVYDADAPRISREVLELGIPVLGICYGMQLVADLLGGKVGRSEDREYGVASIRGQWGSPLFLGIEEFRHDMEIPVWMSHGDRIDELPKGFTSIARSGSSPVAAMSNHEGTIFGVQFHPEVVHTPRGTEILANFLFRVCDLSPNWTMHSFIESSVKKIRERTGSEAVVLGLSGGVDSSVAAVLLHKAIGDRLTCIFVDNGLLRAGEAEEVVRTFRDAIGLQLDFVDASALFLTALADVEDPERKRKIIGELFVRVFEEEARKIPGVGFLAQGTLYPDVIESVSFKGPSAVIKSHHNVGGLPERMHLKLVEPLRELFKDEVRELGRELGVPPRVLERQPFPGPGLAVRIIGPVTEERLRILREADLIVDAEIRAAGLYESIWQSFAVLLPIKTVGVMGDFRTYENVAAVRAVHSQDGMTADWVRLPYDVLQRISTRIINEVKGINRVAYDISSKPPGTIEWE, from the coding sequence ATGCTCATCGCGCGGCGTGTGCGGGAGCAGCGCGTCTACAGCGAGATCCACCCCTTCAACGTCGGGACGGAGTTCGTGCGCGGCTTCGCGCCGGCCGGGATCATCCTCTCCGGGGGACCGTCCAGCGTCTACGACGCCGACGCGCCGCGGATCTCGAGGGAGGTGCTCGAGCTGGGGATCCCCGTGCTGGGGATCTGCTACGGGATGCAGCTGGTGGCCGACCTGCTGGGCGGGAAGGTCGGCCGGTCGGAGGACCGGGAGTACGGGGTCGCCAGCATCCGCGGGCAATGGGGGAGCCCCCTCTTCCTCGGGATCGAGGAGTTCCGCCACGACATGGAGATCCCGGTCTGGATGAGCCACGGGGACCGGATCGACGAGCTGCCGAAAGGGTTCACATCCATCGCGCGGTCGGGGAGCTCGCCCGTCGCCGCGATGTCGAACCACGAAGGGACGATCTTCGGCGTGCAGTTCCACCCCGAGGTGGTGCACACCCCGCGGGGGACGGAGATCCTCGCGAACTTCCTGTTCCGCGTCTGCGATCTTTCCCCGAACTGGACGATGCACTCCTTCATCGAGAGCAGCGTGAAGAAGATCCGGGAGAGGACGGGGTCGGAGGCGGTCGTTCTCGGCCTCTCCGGGGGGGTCGACTCGTCCGTCGCCGCGGTGCTCCTGCACAAGGCGATCGGCGACCGGCTCACCTGCATCTTCGTCGACAACGGGCTGCTGCGCGCCGGGGAGGCGGAGGAGGTCGTCCGGACCTTCCGCGACGCGATCGGGCTGCAGCTCGATTTCGTCGACGCGTCCGCGCTGTTCCTTACGGCGCTCGCCGACGTGGAGGACCCGGAGCGGAAACGGAAGATCATCGGGGAGCTCTTCGTGCGCGTCTTCGAGGAGGAGGCCCGGAAGATCCCGGGCGTCGGCTTCCTCGCGCAGGGGACCCTCTACCCGGACGTGATCGAAAGCGTCTCGTTCAAGGGGCCCTCCGCCGTCATCAAGTCCCACCACAACGTGGGGGGGCTGCCGGAGCGGATGCACCTGAAGCTCGTCGAGCCGCTGCGCGAACTGTTCAAGGACGAGGTGCGCGAGCTGGGACGGGAGCTCGGGGTGCCGCCCCGCGTGCTCGAGCGGCAGCCGTTCCCCGGGCCGGGCCTCGCGGTCCGGATCATCGGTCCGGTCACCGAAGAGCGGCTGCGCATCCTGCGGGAGGCGGACCTGATCGTCGACGCGGAGATCCGTGCGGCGGGGCTCTACGAATCGATCTGGCAGTCGTTCGCCGTCCTCCTCCCGATCAAGACGGTCGGCGTGATGGGGGATTTCCGGACGTACGAGAACGTCGCCGCCGTCCGGGCGGTCCACAGCCAGGACGGGATGACCGCCGACTGGGTCCGGCTCCCGTACGACGTGCTGCAGCGGATCTCCACGCGGATCATCAACGAGGTGAAGGGGATCAACCGCGTCGCGTACGACATCTCCTCGAAGCCCCCGGGTACCATCGAGTGGGAATGA
- the guaB gene encoding IMP dehydrogenase produces the protein MVTGRPSALDMVEGLTFDDVLLIPVESAVVPKDVDVTVDLTPDIRLNIPLVSAAMDTVTEAETAIAMAREGGIGIIHRNNTADEQATEVDRVKKSESGMISDPITVDPDQRVVEALDVMKKYRISGLPVTRDGKLVGILTNRDLRFETNFEQPIRAVMTKDDLVTVPVGTTLEQAREILHENRIEKLLVVDGRNNLKGLITIKDILKITKYPNACKDSLGRLRVGAAVSVSGWEERVQKLLKVGVDIVCVDTAHGHSRDVLQVVKAIRATFRGVRLIAGNVATGEGTEALIKAGVDAVKVGVGPGSICTTRVVAGVGVPQFTAILRCAKAAKRKGVTIMADGGIKYSGDITKAMAAGASSVMIGSLFAGTEESPGELILYQGRSYKVYRGMGSLEAMKKGSKDRYFQSHIETESKLVPEGIEGRVPNRGPLAAVVFQLVGGLKAGMGYVGARDIGELQKRASFLKITPAGLRESHVHDVIITKEAPNYRVE, from the coding sequence ATGGTAACGGGGAGACCGTCGGCGCTGGACATGGTGGAAGGGTTGACGTTCGACGACGTGCTGCTGATCCCGGTGGAGTCCGCCGTGGTCCCGAAGGACGTCGACGTGACCGTCGATCTTACGCCCGACATCCGGCTGAACATCCCGCTCGTGTCCGCGGCGATGGACACGGTCACGGAGGCGGAGACCGCCATCGCGATGGCCCGCGAGGGGGGGATCGGGATCATCCACCGGAACAACACCGCGGACGAGCAGGCGACCGAGGTGGACCGGGTGAAGAAATCCGAGAGCGGCATGATCTCCGACCCGATCACGGTCGACCCCGACCAGCGCGTCGTCGAGGCCCTCGATGTGATGAAGAAGTACCGGATCTCCGGGCTTCCGGTCACCCGGGACGGGAAGCTCGTCGGGATCCTCACCAACCGCGACCTGCGGTTCGAGACGAATTTCGAGCAGCCGATCCGCGCCGTGATGACGAAGGACGACCTGGTCACCGTGCCCGTGGGGACGACGCTCGAGCAGGCCCGCGAGATCCTCCACGAGAACCGGATCGAGAAGCTCCTCGTGGTGGACGGGCGGAACAACCTCAAGGGGCTCATCACGATCAAGGACATCCTGAAGATCACGAAGTACCCCAACGCCTGCAAGGACTCCCTCGGCAGGCTGCGCGTCGGCGCCGCGGTCAGCGTGTCCGGCTGGGAGGAGCGGGTCCAGAAGCTCCTGAAGGTGGGCGTGGACATCGTCTGCGTCGACACGGCGCACGGCCATTCGCGGGACGTCCTGCAGGTCGTCAAGGCGATCCGCGCGACCTTCCGCGGGGTGCGGTTGATCGCCGGGAACGTCGCCACGGGCGAGGGGACCGAGGCGCTGATCAAGGCCGGGGTCGACGCCGTCAAGGTGGGCGTCGGTCCGGGGTCGATCTGCACGACCCGCGTCGTGGCGGGCGTCGGGGTCCCGCAGTTCACGGCGATCCTGCGGTGCGCGAAGGCGGCGAAGAGGAAAGGGGTCACCATCATGGCGGACGGCGGGATCAAATATTCCGGGGACATCACGAAGGCGATGGCGGCGGGCGCCTCTTCCGTGATGATCGGTTCCCTCTTCGCGGGGACCGAGGAGAGCCCGGGAGAGTTGATCCTGTACCAGGGCCGCTCCTACAAGGTGTACCGCGGCATGGGGTCGCTGGAGGCGATGAAGAAGGGGAGCAAGGACCGGTATTTCCAGTCCCACATCGAGACGGAAAGCAAGCTCGTCCCCGAGGGGATCGAGGGGCGCGTCCCGAACCGGGGCCCCCTGGCGGCCGTCGTCTTCCAGCTCGTGGGCGGGTTGAAGGCGGGGATGGGGTACGTCGGGGCGCGGGACATCGGGGAGCTGCAGAAGCGGGCGAGCTTCCTGAAGATCACGCCGGCCGGCCTGCGCGAGAGCCACGTGCACGACGTGATCATCACCAAGGAAGCCCCGAACTACCGGGTGGAGTAG
- a CDS encoding YihY/virulence factor BrkB family protein, with amino-acid sequence MIRRASKGFRAVTEGAAIFFRNHGPVYSASIAFNILLSAIPVLFLAFAATGWIIGKSDLPFAQLREILSSTFPYGARVLIPNLRKLMEAGGAFGILGTVLLLLSSFSATEAVHTALSVMVRSKRRKRIWRSLAFHVVFVVVLILLTAAAIIVPPLWDGLFYLTKGMSAQMDHAFRGIMKVVADIIMVGIMFLGSVLSYRYLSPGKIRLRNAFVGTVIFLALLQGIRYGFIFYVRKFSKLNLLYGSLFSIICFILVAYLFAAAYLYGASVIGVLERMGRKGSIPAKEEGEPDATTGGD; translated from the coding sequence ATGATCCGTCGAGCGTCAAAGGGGTTCCGGGCCGTCACGGAGGGGGCGGCGATCTTCTTCCGGAACCACGGTCCGGTCTACAGCGCCTCCATCGCGTTCAACATCCTGCTCTCCGCGATCCCGGTCCTGTTCCTCGCCTTCGCGGCCACCGGCTGGATCATCGGGAAGAGCGACCTTCCGTTCGCGCAGCTCAGGGAGATCTTGAGCAGCACGTTCCCTTATGGCGCGCGGGTGCTGATTCCGAACCTTCGGAAATTGATGGAGGCGGGGGGCGCCTTCGGGATACTCGGAACGGTGCTGCTCCTCTTATCCTCCTTCTCCGCGACGGAAGCGGTCCACACGGCGCTTTCGGTGATGGTGAGGAGCAAACGCCGGAAACGGATCTGGCGCTCCCTCGCGTTCCACGTCGTCTTCGTGGTCGTCCTGATCCTGCTGACCGCGGCGGCGATCATCGTGCCGCCCCTTTGGGACGGGCTCTTCTACCTCACAAAGGGGATGTCCGCGCAGATGGATCACGCGTTCCGGGGCATCATGAAAGTGGTCGCGGATATAATCATGGTGGGCATCATGTTTCTGGGGAGCGTCCTGAGTTACCGATACCTCTCCCCGGGAAAAATCCGGCTTCGCAACGCGTTCGTGGGGACGGTGATCTTCCTCGCCCTTCTTCAGGGAATCAGGTACGGATTCATCTTTTACGTAAGGAAATTCAGCAAGTTGAATCTTCTTTACGGTTCCTTGTTCAGCATCATTTGTTTTATACTCGTTGCCTACCTCTTCGCGGCGGCGTATCTGTACGGGGCCAGCGTCATCGGGGTTCTGGAGCGCATGGGCAGGAAGGGGTCCATCCCGGCGAAGGAGGAAGGCGAACCGGATGCGACGACTGGCGGCGATTGA